In Podospora pseudopauciseta strain CBS 411.78 chromosome 3, whole genome shotgun sequence, one genomic interval encodes:
- the BOS1 gene encoding Protein transport protein bos1 (COG:U; EggNog:ENOG503NWAT) translates to MNTTFNSALKQSTSLRKDLSSLSSPDADITPAILGSVSASLAALSRTIDEYNTLAKQELNKAKQEKAFERIKDFKQEISSYRALLDRLNKDREEREYVNNRGELLGRRPFAAQTPENPYTGATVSGVQTTSGYGHARTNSTVESGGGMGIGSGDVMRESHALREQAFFQHTNSALDDYIARGQAVLGDLGQQREILKNTQRKLYSVGNTLGISGDTIRMVERRAKQDKWIFWGGVMGFFMFCWLVLHYLR, encoded by the exons ATG AACACAACCTTCAATAGCGCCCTCAAACaatccacctccctccgAAAAGatctctcctccctctcttcccccGACGCCGACATTacccccgccatcctcggCTCCGTCAGCGCCAGCCTCGCGGCCCTCTCCCGAACGATAGACGAGTACAATACACTCGCCAAGCAGGAGCTCAACAAGGCCAAGCAAGAGAAGGCCTTTGAGCGCATCAAGGACTTCAAGCAGGAAATCTCGTCGTACCGTGCCCTGCTCGACCGACTTAATAAGGACAGAGAAGAGCGGGAGTATGTGAACAACAGGGGGGagctgctggggaggaggcccTTTGCCGCGCAAACCCCCGAGAACCCATATACTGGCGCTACAGTGTCAGGTGTACAGACTACTTCGGGATATGGGCATGCGAGGACGAACAGCACGGTCGAGTCTGGCGGTGGGATGGGGATAGGGAGCGGTGATGTTATGCGGGAGTCGCATGCGCTGAGGGAGCAGGCGTTTTTCCAGCACACGAACTCGGCGTTAGATGATTACATTGCTAGGGGCCAGGCTGTATTGGGCGATCTGGGGCAACAGAGGGAGATACTCAAAAACACGCAGCGGAAGCTGTATAGTGTTGGAAATACGCTCGGGATATCGGGGGATACTATTAGGATGGTAGAACGGAGGGCGAAGCAGGATAAGTGGATTTTCTGGGGAGGTGTCATGGGCTTTTTTATGTTTTGCTGGTTAGTGTTGCATTACCTGCGGTAG
- the THI80 gene encoding thiamine pyrophosphokinase (EggNog:ENOG503P2EK; COG:H), whose protein sequence is MAACIPQQKKASPIIEWNPTDIFRPPSSNAPPDYALLILNQPIHNHVGMIKRLWNNAIFHIAADGAANCLHDVAGIHSDPSFDDLDVIIGDLDSISQVARTYYETPPRRTNVIHYRDDYSTDFAKAVEHTRAKYRPSPKGKDIVVVGSLGGRVDHGISQLHHLYLFQRDPDYNEGKMYFFSGESLTFMLKAGRKHVIRVRDGPAGEKDVFAKWIGILPMKEPSYITTKGLEWDVTDWPTEFGGQMSTSNHILPETQVIEVEATKDVLFTMSLREI, encoded by the exons ATGGCTGCATGCATTCCCCAGCAAAAGAAGGCTTCGCCCATCATCGAATGGAACCCTACAGATATCTTCCGTCCTCCATCCAGTAACGCACCTCCCGACTACgcccttctcatcctcaaccagcCCATCCACAATCATGTCGGCATGATCAAGAGACTATGGAATAATG CCATCTTTCATATAGCCGCCGACGGTGCCGCCAACTGCCTCCACGATGTGGCCGGCATTCATTCCGACCCCTCCTTTGACGACCTCGACGTTATCATCGGTGACCTGGATTCCATCAGCCAAGTGGCGCGCACCTACTACGAGACCCCTCCAAGGCGCACCAACGTGATACACTACCGCGATGACTACTCGACCGATTTCGCCAAAGCAGTTGAGCACACCCGCGCGAAATATCGTCCCTCTCCCAAGGGGAAGgacatcgtcgtcgttggcAGCCTCGGGGGCAGAGTCGACCACGGCATATCCCAGCTTCACCACTTATATCTGTTTCAGCGGGATCCCGACTATAACGAAGGCAAGATGTACTTCTTCAGCGGCGAGTCTTTGACCTTCATGCTCAAAGCAGGCAGAAAGCACGTCATCCGGGTGAGGGACGGTCCGGCAGGGGAGAAGGACGTGTTCGCAAAGTGGATAGGCATTCTGCCTATGAAAGAGCCGAGCTACATCACGACCAAGGGCCTGGAATGGGACGTGACGGACTGGCCGACGGAATTTGGGGGGCAGATgagcaccagcaaccacaTCCTGCCCGAGACCCAAGTCATCGAGGTAGAAGCAACTAAGGATGTGCTATTTACTATGTCGCTGAGGGAAATCTAG
- a CDS encoding hypothetical protein (EggNog:ENOG503NZ1R), whose protein sequence is MLSGGIPTRLFGDALLKWTPDRRLDNRSFTMVETMIIYKPSIVLTAVLCADLAGAQDYVGPNFERCQKRVTSILEGKEEWNGINNVTVEQYIYRGAVRGMNSEYEQTSRDKFITITTEGCKVLCESPVDFYWHSDITTTLSIISNWILPIMALLSALPYDSLHRRTAGAPWWQTRIMGTLRALLNWLGSPETALTNTLFNIHQMHECLAETKSSGQGISGNSNLRSLKMDAYYVLSCIGQFNMPDLSSDEFLEPLVYALFRGFVHLDAGEAAAHAQSTTYPPAGTTPDQRERSEQAKVWTRELLQEMAFQLRMLRRRGIYPSLVNVFLFCVAYAMAVVLAFSDVGERTTAHALALGILVSWLPLLVLFSILDRNPMSADRSRKLMSRWLWNADAIRRWEKGSGIPASQTPPPVMPAGGPPASPDWWTWNKEENLRALQLPPGQMPLFGPFQQPVRFDPFIGEFVGQGRQMGYHGLAFSVVHSVYDSHGTDRRMRSIQEIVEHTRVRLDGPRPWAWWRMAFISLTIVWLFAGMAFMISYNTPTVGFACRSGSYTVYGLLTFGSWFLSLLPCYKHPDNWMRAVAHAFNGLALLTLILIIFASFSGIFNNCICKGGLAGYLDFESAEFYRNPNHFNVYKWWMAGAIVGALPITFSLLRAAWLLIRLKPLWQASEQHNPHVRNPGVDMIWLI, encoded by the exons ATGTTATCAGGAGGAATCCCG ACCCGACTTTTCGGTGACGCTCTCCTCAAATGGACGCCTGACAGGCGCCTTGACAACCGTTCATTCACCATGGTTG AGACCATGATCATCTATAAACCATCAATCGTTTTGACCGCAGTGCTCTGCGCCGACCTTGCCGGAGCTCAGGACTATGTCGGCCCAAACTTCGAAAGATGTCAAAAACGAGTCACCAGCATCTtggagggaaaggaggaaTGGAACGGCATCAACAACGTGACCGTAGAGCAGTACATATACCGTGGTGCCGTTCGGGGGATGAACTCCGAGTATGAGCAAACTTCCAGAGATAagttcatcaccatcaccaccgaggGTTGCAAGGTGCTCTGTGAGAGCCCTGTCGACTTTTATTGGCACTCGGATATCACGACCACCCTCAGCATCATTTCCAACTGGATATTGCCTATCATGGCCTTGCTTTCCGCTCTTCCATACGATTCCTTGCACCGCAGGACGGCCGGGGCACCGTGGTGGCAGACCAGGATCATGGGGACCCTTCGCGCCCTGCTTAACTGGCTCGGGTCTCCCGAGACAGCCCTTACAAACACATTATTCAACATCCATCAGATGCACGAATGTTTAGCTGAAACCAAGTCATCAGGCCAAGGCATTTcgggcaacagcaacctgCGGTCACTCAAGATGGATGCCTACTACGTGCTCAGCTGCATAGGCCAGTTCAACATGCCCGATTTAAGCAGTGACGAGTTTTTGGAGCCCCTCGTTTACGCCTTATTTAGAGGCTTTGTACACTTGGATGCTGGAGAGGCAGCCGCTCATGCCCAATCCACGACGTACCCGCCAGCCGGCACTACACCAGATCAAAGGGAACGGTCGGAGCAAGCGAAGGTGTGGACGAGAGAACTTCTTCAAGAAATGGCGTTTCAACTCAGGATGCTCCGTCGTCGAGGAATCTACCCATCACTTGTCAATGTGTTCCTCTTCTGCGTCGCCTACGCCATGGCCGTCGTCCTGGCTTTCAGCGACGTTGGCGAAAGAACCACAGCTCACGCTTTGGCTCTAGGTATTCTAGTCAGCTGGCTGCCGCTGCTTGTCTTATTTTCCATTCTGGACCGGAATCCCATGTCGGCCGATCGGAGCAGGAAGTTGATGTCTCGATGGCTGTGGAACGCCGACGCAATCCGTCGGTGGGAGAAAGGTTCGGGAATCCCTGCTTCCCAGACTCCGCCGCCAGTCATGCCGGCGGGAGGTCCGCCTGCGTCACCGGACTGGTGGACATGGAACAAGGAAGAGAATTTGCGCGCGTTGCAGCTACCGCCCGGTCAAATGCCTCTATTTGGTCCCTTTCAGCAGCCGGTAAGATTCGACCCCTTCATTGGAGAGTTTGTTGGCCAAGGAAGACAAATGGGCTACCATGGTCTGGCTTTTTCTGTTGTGCACAGTGTCTATGACAGCCACGGAACCGATCGACGGATGAGGTCCATTCAGGAAATCGTGGAACATACGCGTGTCAGGCTCGATGGACCGCGGCCCTGggcgtggtggaggatggcaTTCATTTCACTAACGATAGTTTGGCTCTTTGCCGGAATGGCATTTATGATCTCATACAACACTCCTACTGTCGGTTTCGCTTGTCGGTCTGGGTCCTACACAGTGTACGGCCTTCTTACCTTCGGTTCTTGGTTCTTGTCATTGCTGCCATGCTACAAACACCCTGATAATTGGATGAGAGCCGTGGCCCATGCCTTCAATGGACTGGCGCTTCTCACTCTCATACTCATCATCTTCGCCTCCTTCAGCGGTATTTTCAACAACTGCATATGCAAGGGAGGGCTGGCTGGATACTTGGACTTTGAGAGTGCAGAGTTCTACCGGAACCCAAACCATTTCAACGTCTATAAATGGTGGATGGCCGGTGCTATTGTGGGTGCTTTGCCCATAACCTTCAGCTTGCTTAGGGCAGCTTGGTTGTTGATTCGACTGAAGCCTCTGTGGCAGGCTTCGGAGCAACACAACCCACATGTGCGCAACCCCGGAGTTGATATGATCTGGTTGATTTAG
- a CDS encoding hypothetical protein (COG:S; MEROPS:MER0011907; EggNog:ENOG503NW8Y), whose protein sequence is MAPCKHASLLLDVSPNATQAGFARPPAAKRRAAASLASRIEPDTADEEEAQNLAGTFPGPLVLPDDLLSVYPKDPDSGQTVKVWQRSKHRNRLNASTPNTIHVAAPPSYSPKMKHMREWIVPLTATEGEEDVSPPKPKDLTDYLSAYYHPLPVTRTPNLIWVPWEDDDCPPNAAKDENRYIGLKQGQNITRIRTRPCPDGAYERQLNLGDILDGLLHMVKEIHPRYALVMMLHHDLYEDETDDFCCGRAYGGSRVSVVTSSRYHPGLDWYQEIERAHMWPASHCGNFVRRKCGIRSGAGVKRRKVMMVEGDGAGEGKGGGTAMRAAMDAYVAAPAPEKDLAGLWFGRTALTASHELGHCFCLGHCNYYACAMQGTAGIMEDVRQPPYLCPVCLEKVISGLLEVKEYANIGRERLILQRYKKLHEFCTGKTRAGVKMFAAYGAWLGKRIEALKAEEEGGEGQL, encoded by the coding sequence ATGGCCCCGTGTAAACATGCAAGCCTGTTGCTCGATGTATCGCCAAACGCGACCCAGGCTGGATTCGCGCGCCCACCGGCCGCCAAgagaagagcagcagcatcccTTGCCAGCCGCATAGAACCAGACACggctgatgaagaagaagcccaaaATCTCGCTGGCACCTTTCCAGGTCCCTTGGTCCTCCCGGATGACCTGCTGTCCGTCTACCCCAAAGACCCCGACTCTGGGCAGACAGTCAAGGTCTGGCAAAGGTCCAAACACCGCAACCGCCTCAACGccagcacccccaacaccatccacGTTGCTGCACCACCCTCCTACTCCCCCAAGATGAAGCACATGAGGGAGTGGATCGTCCCCCTCACCGCCAccgagggggaagaagacgtCAGCCCCCCGAAACCAAAAGACCTAACCGATTACCTTTCCGCCTActaccaccctctccccgtGACCCGAACCCCCAATCTCATCTGGGTCCCttgggaagatgatgattgCCCACCAAACGCTGCAAAGGACGAAAATAGGTACATCGGCCTCAAGCAAGGCCAGAACATCACCCGGATCCGCACCCGCCCCTGCCCTGACGGCGCCTACGAGCGGCAGCTGAACCTGGGCGACATTTTGGACGGGCTGCTGCACATGGTCAAGGAGATCCACCCCCGGTACGCGCTTGTGATGATGCTTCATCACGATCTGTACGAGGACGAGACGGACGATTTCTGCTGCGGGAGGGCGTACGGCGGGAGCAGGGTTTCGGTTGTGACGTCGAGTAGGTATCATCCTGGGCTGGACTGGTACCAGGAGATTGAACGGGCGCACATGTGGCCTGCGAGTCACTGTGGGAATTttgtgaggaggaagtgTGGGATACGGTCTGGAgcgggggtgaagaggaggaaggtgatgatggttgagggggacggtgctggggagggcaaggggggggggacggCCATGAGGGCGGCCATGGATGCGTATGTTGCTGCGCCGGCGCCCGAGAAAGACTTGGCGGGGTTGTGGTTTGGGAGGACGGCGCTGACGGCTTCGCACGAGCTGGGgcattgtttttgtttggggCATTGCAATTATTATGCTTGCGCCATGCAGGGGACAGCAGGGATCATGGAGGATGTGAGGCAGCCGCCGTATTTGTGTCCGGTTTGTTTGGAGAAGGTGATTTCAGGGCTCTTGGAGGTGAAGGAATATGCAAAcattgggagggagaggttgataCTACAGAGGTATAAGAAGCTGCATGAGTTTTGCACCGGCAAGACAAGGGCGGGGGTCAAGATGTTTGCGGCTTATGGAGCCTGGTTGGGCAAGAGGATCGAGGCGCTCaaagccgaggaggaggggggcgaggggcAGTTGTAG
- a CDS encoding hypothetical protein (COG:Q; EggNog:ENOG503NZJ7), translating into MKGNVGSNRYRASRGEGNELPKLGVLRSNRPCLVNLIQLEPANNLNASLRSKPQHARLGHLDNLLGVSPVIHVLPLDRQALPYNHGIRYRETLWEHAHKRGPPIVPQGLEAAAHMGASCCSSRTDIKNLHISPHDNDLPSPHRDSNLYRSTAKLARSRRNNHPLPRPQPDTLPPPQHNKLHRQLQQILDTVPQPTIPLWLTKPLLIQRLDVLQRGKDILGIRAILPVFLDPLPAGGHSAVKGAPNSLDLVRVVPRPEKGLDHDELADGEGGGVRAGLDYAADGVPPADDHVGGKGETYFSRVDVVDLLGNLGGEDAD; encoded by the exons ATGAAGGGAAATGTGGGAAGCAACAGGTACCGGGCATCAAGGGGTGAGGGCAATGAGCTTCCCAAACTGGGTGTTCTTCGAAGCAACCGCCCATGCCTCGTCAATCTCATCCAACTTGAACctgccaacaacctcaacgccAGTCTCCGGTCCAAGCCTCAGCACGCCAGACTCGGCCATCTTGACAATCTGTTGGGCGTCAGCCCTGTCATACATGTATTGCCCCTTGACCGTCAAGCTCTTCCATACAATCATGGCATACGTTACCGAGAGACCCTCTGGGAGCACGCCCATAAGCGAGGCCCTCCCATAGTTCCTCAAGGCCTTGAAGCAGCTGCCCACATGGGTGCTTCCTGTTGCAGCAGCCGGACTGATATCAAG AATCTCCATATTTCTCCCCATGACAATGACCTGCCCAGCCCCCATCGCGACAGCAACCTCTACCGCAGCACCGCCAAACTGGCCCGTAGCCGGCGCAAcaatcaccctctcccccgcccgCAGCCCGAtacccttccacccccccagcACAACAAGCTGCACAGGCAACTGCAACAGATTCTCGACACTGtaccccaacccaccatccccctttGGCTTACAAAgcctctcctcatccaacgGCTCGACGTTCTCCAACGGGGCAAGGATATACTCGGCATAAGAGCCATTCTTCCAGTTTTTCTCGATCCACTCCCTGCTGGCGGGCACTCCGCCGTCAAAGGTGCCCCAAACAGCTTGGATCTCGTCCGGGTTGTCCCTCGCCCGGAGAAAGGACTGGATCATGACGAGCTTGCcgacggggagggaggtggtgtccGGGCCGGGCTGGACTACGCGGCCGATGGCGTACCCCCCGCCGATGATCATGTCGGGGGCAAGGGTGAAACCTACTTTTCCAGAGTAGATGTCGTAGACCTTTTGGGAAACCTGGGCGGCGAGGACGCGGATTAG
- a CDS encoding hypothetical protein (EggNog:ENOG503NW01; COG:S), which translates to MMGYKRKVLETVVASKVRQVSLTNKQESGHTRQDFVTHTYKQNHNTKMSLPTHMRALHLPTISPDPQITLRTVPVPTVVPGSVLIRVLAAQVSQKVYDIYSGKVGFTLAPDMIIGGGYAIGRVVQPGPDTTSLPVGKLVMIQSFLRARDNPDEIQAVWGTFDGGVPASREWIEKNWKNGSYAEYILAPLENVEPLDEERLCKPKGDGGLGYSVENLLQLPVQLVVLGGWKGIGLRAGERVIVAPATGQFGGAAVEVAVAMGAGQVIVMGRNMEILKRIQGLYPRGKIQIVPMSGDEDGDVQKLTSWGPVDAYLDISPAAATGSTHVGSCFKALRNYGRASLMGVLPEGLSVTYAMIVWKSLTVKGQYMYDRADAQQIVKMAESGVLRLGPETGVEVVGRFKLDEIDEAWAVASKNTQFGKLIALTP; encoded by the coding sequence ATGATGGGGTATAAAAGGAAGGTCCTCGAAACTGTTGTTGCGAGCAAGGTACGGCAGGTATCTCTCACCAACAAACAAGAGTCTGGACACACCAGACAAGACTTTGTCACTCATACGTACAAACaaaaccacaacaccaaaatgtccctcccaacccacatGCGcgccctccatctccccacaATCTCCCCCGATCCTCAAATCACCCTCCGcaccgtccccgtccccacCGTGGTCCCCGGCTCCGTCCTAATCCGCGTCCTCGCCGCCCAGGTTTCCCAAAAGGTCTACGACATCTACTCTGGAAAAGTAGGTTTCACCCTTGCCCCCGACATGATCATCGGCGGGGGGTACGCCATCGGCCGCGTAGTCCAGCCCGGCCCggacaccacctccctccccgtcgGCAAGCTCGTCATGATCCAGTCCTTTCTCCGGGCGAGGGACAACCCGGACGAGATCCAAGCTGTTTGGGGCACCTTTGACGGCGGAGTGCCCGCCAGCAGGGAGTGGATCGAGAAAAACTGGAAGAATGGCTCTTATGCCGAGTATATCCTTGCCCCGTTGGAGAACGTCGAGCcgttggatgaggagaggcTTTGTAAGCCaaagggggatggtgggttggggtaCAGTGTCGAGAATCTGTTGCAGTTGCCTGTGCAGCTTGTTGTgctgggggggtggaagggtaTCGGGCTGcgggcgggggagagggtgattgTTGCGCCGGCTACGGGCCAGTTTGGCGGTGCTGCGGTAGAGGTTGCTGTCGCGATGGGGGCTGGGCAGGTCATTGTCATGGGGAGAAATATGGAGATTCTGAAACGGATTCAGGGGTTGTATCCCAGGGGGAAGATCCAGATTGTACCCATGTCTGGGGACGAAGACGGGGATGTGCAGAAGCTGACAAGCTGGGGGCCGGTGGATGCATACCTTGATATCAGTCCGGCTGCTGCAACAGGAAGCACCCATGTGGGCAGCTGCTTCAAGGCCTTGAGGAACTATGGGAGGGCCTCGCTTATGGGCGTGCTCCCAGAGGGTCTCTCGGTAACGTATGCCATGATTGTATGGAAGAGCTTGACGGTCAAGGGGCAATACATGTATGACAGGGCTGACGCCCAACAGATTGTCAAGATGGCCGAGTCTGGCGTGCTGAGGCTTGGACCGGAGACTggcgttgaggttgttggcagGTTCAAGTTGGATGAGATTGACGAGGCATGGGCGGTTGCTTCGAAGAACACCCAGTTTGGGAAGCTCATTGCCCTCACCCCTTGA
- a CDS encoding hypothetical protein (COG:S; EggNog:ENOG503P0TJ), whose product MSSTNMASVKSSGIVKAKSGSKADTSFRKRKSHTKSRSGCVNCKLRHIKCDESKPICNNCTSFRVSCTYDRTLKSSEALALQPWSEQVFPLVNVRETHLTYASLASLSLNRQVLTMLNDHIRESDPQAVKNGFLFKDQHLRYLNQFHEKTILSLKMNHKLDLYRRESVRLAIREPFLLHLVLAVTLMHERLAASPLTTESPSIQELYHHATGSSQLNQLLSSHPSQLSRVQKDAMFMGTILLACTSFAQLDASLPLASHWPFVSSPHDLDWLKICSGKRVVQKLADTHAADSALRDISYEFVLSGPAARVELLPEEDAIARLPEPLRRLLRLDHAGVSAKTNAYYDAGVVVGRVLPLEISEDNLLVSLVLVSFLPVRFREMLEEKDAKALLLFAWYHAKIGQFGRWWIWRRAVTEGRAILAYLERYYGGTVGGDEELLGYPKKWCGMEVMVNEGMT is encoded by the exons ATGTCGAGCACCAACATGGCGTCTGTAAAGAGCAGTGGCATCGTAAAAGCAAAGTCTGGATCGAAAGCAGACACCAGCTTCCGTAAACGTAAAAGCCATACCAAATCCCGTAGCGGGTGCGTCAACTGCAAACTCCGCCACATCAAG TGTGACGAATCAAAGCCGATATGCAACAACTGCACCAGCTTCCGTGTATCGTGCACATATGACCGCACCCTCAAGTCATCCGAGGCACTCGCTCTTCAGCCATGGTCAGAGCAGGTGTTTCCGTTGGTCAACGTCAGAGAGACTCATCTAACATATGCATCTCTCGCCAGCTTGTCGCTGAACCGTCAGGTGTTGACCATGCTCAACGACCACATTCGGGAATCCGATCCGCAGGCTGTGAAGAATGGCTTTCTGTTCAAGGATCAGCATTTGAGATATCTGAATCAGTTCCATGAGAAGACCATCTTGTCGCTCAAGATGAACCACAAACTGGATCTGTACCGCAGGGAGAGTGTCAGATTGGCCATTCGG gaacccttcctcctccacctcgtcctcgccgtAACCCTCATGCACGAACGCCTcgccgcctcccccctcaccaccgagTCCCCTTCCATCCAAGAGCTCTACCACCACGCCACTGGCTCCTCCCAGCTCAACCAGCTTCTATCCAgccacccctcccaactcAGCCGCGTGCAAAAAGACGCCATGTTCATGggcaccatcctcctcgcctgcaCCTCCTTCGCCCAGCTCgacgcctccctccccctagCCTCCCACTGGCCCTTCGTCTCCTCCCCTCACGACCTCGACTGGCTCAAGATCTGCTCGGGAAAGCGCGTCGTCCAAAAGCTAGCCGATACTCACGCTGCTGATTCCGCGCTGAGGGATATCTCCTACGAGTTTGTCCTTTCCGGTCCCGCCGCGAGGGTAGAACTCCTTCCCGAGGAAGACGCGATTGCCCGGCTGCCGGAGCCgttgaggaggctgttgaggttggaTCACGCGGGTGTGTCGGCCAAGACGAACGCGTATTATGAcgctggggtggtggtggggagggttcTGCCGTTGGAGATAAGCGAGGATAACCTGCTTGTGTCTTTGGTGCTGGTAAGTTTTCTGCCGGTCAGGTTCAGGGAGATGCTGGAGGAAAAGGACGCAAAGGCGCTGCTGTTGTTTGCGTGGTATCATGCCAAGATTGGGCAgtttgggaggtggtggatttggaggagggcggtgacTGAGGGGAGGGCTATTTTGGCTTATTTGGAGAGGTACTATGGGGGAACGGTgggtggggatgaggagctgTTGGGGTATCCGAAGAAGTGGTGTgggatggaggtgatggtgaatgaGGGGATGACTTGA